In a single window of the Pseudopipra pipra isolate bDixPip1 chromosome Z, bDixPip1.hap1, whole genome shotgun sequence genome:
- the AGXT2 gene encoding alanine--glyoxylate aminotransferase 2, mitochondrial isoform X2: MPPCDFVPEKYKSYPYERMQKIREQNIAPSLRMYYKKPLLLHQGHMQWLFDYEGRRYLDLFAGIVTVSVGHCHPKVTMATQKQLARLWHTTNIYMHPSIHEYAEKLTSLLPDPLKVVYLTNSGSEANDLAMFMARLHTRNFDIISFRGAYHGASPYTLGLTSLGPYKHGVANGFGCTTTMLPDVFRGPWGGSFCRDSPVQTVRKCSCPEGVCHAKDQYIEQFKDTLNTSVPKTVAGFIAEPIQGVNGAVQYPRNFLKEAYQLIRERGGVCIADEVQTGFGRTGSHFWGFQTHDVVPDIVTLAKGIGNGFPMAAVVTTKEIADSLAQNLHFNTFGGSPLACVVGAAVLDAIEEDGLQKNSEDVGTYMLLELAKLRDKFKIVGDVRGKGLMIGVEMVTDKDSRCPLPAEEVDQIWEDCKDMGVLIGRGGLYSQTFRIKPPMCITKKDVDFAVEVFRTALQRHMERAAAK, encoded by the exons ATGCCTCCTTGTGATTTTGTACCTGAAAAATACAAA TCCTATCCGTATGAACGTATGCAGAAGATTCGTGAACAAAATATTGCTCCTTCACTGCGAATGTATTACAAGAAGCCATTGTTGCTGCATCAAGGGCATATGCAATGGTTGTTTGATTATGAAGGACGAAGATATCTTGATCTCTTTGCTGGAATTGTCACTGTCAGTGTTGGTCACTGTCACCC GAAGGTAACTATGGCTACCCAGAAACAGCTTGCTCGCCTGTGGCACACCACTAATATCTACATGCACCCATCAATCCACGAGTATGCTGAAAAGCTGACTTCCCTTCTTCCAGATCCACTGAAG GTGGTTTACCTGACCAACAGCGGGTCGGAGGCCAATGATTTAGCCATGTTCATGGCAAGGCTACACACCCGTAACTTCGACATCATCTCTTTCAG AGGAGCCTACCACGGAGCCAGCCCTTACACACTGGGTTTGACATCTCTTGGTCCCTATAAGCATGGTGTTGCCAATGGCTTTGGCTGTACAACA ACAATGTTGCCAGATGTTTTTCGTGGTCCATGGGGAGGCAGCTTTTGTAGAGATTCTCCAGTGCAAACAGTTCGAAAATGCAGCTGTCCTGAAG GTGTATGTCATGCAAAAGATCAGTACATTGAACAGTTCAAAGATACTCTGAACACCTCAGTGCCTAAGACAGTAGCTGGATTTATTGCTGAACCAATTCAA GGTGTTAATGGAGCTGTTCAGTACCCAAGAAATTTCTTAAAGGAAGCTTATCAACTGATACGGGAAAGAGGGGGCGTTTGTATCGCAGATGAA gtACAGACAGGATTTGGACGGACAGGTAGCCATTTCTGGGGATTCCAAACACATGATGTAGTCCCTGACATAGTTACTTTGGCAAAAGGAATTGGTAATGGCTTCCCAATGGCAGCTGTTGTTACAACCAAAG aGATTGCAGATTCCTTGGCTCAAAACCTTCACTTTAATACATTTGGAGGAAGCCCTTTGGCCTGCGTAGTTGGAGCTGCAGTTCTTGAT GCTATTGAAGAAGACGGTCTACAAAAGAACAGTGAGGATGTGGGAACATACATGCTACTGGAGTTGGCTAAACTACGGGATAAATTCAAGATTGTTGGAGATGTTCGTGGCAAGGGACTTATGATTGGAGTAGAAATGGTGACAGATAAG GACAGTCGCTGCCCTCTTCCAGCTGAAGAAGTTGATCAGATCTGGGAGGACTGTAAAGACATGGGGGTTCTGATCGGCAGAGGAGGGCTCTACAGTCAG aCATTTAGAATTAAGCCTCCTATGTGCATTACTAAAAAGGATGTCGACTTTGCTGTGGAAGTATTCCGTACTGCTTTACAGAGACACATGGAAAGAGCAGCTGCAAAATAG
- the RAD1 gene encoding cell cycle checkpoint protein RAD1, producing the protein MYISFSFSGTSTALRMCYRGYGYPLMLFLEEGGVVTVCKINTQEPEELLDFDFCSTKVVNKIILQSEGLREAFAELDMTSEVLQITMSPDKPYFRLSTFGNAGSAHLDYPRDSDLMEAFHCNQTQTNRYKISLLKPSTKALALSCKVSIRTDAQGFLSLQYMIRNEDGQICFVEYYCCPDENITEAEL; encoded by the exons ATGTatatttcattctctttttcagGAACATCAACGGCCCTTAGGATGTGTTATCGTGGTTATGGTTATCCCCTGATGCTGTTCTTGGAAGAAGGGGGAGTAGTGACAGTGTGCAAAATTAACACTCAAGAACCTGAGGAGTTGTTAGATTTTGATTTCTGCAGTACAAAGGTGGTTAATAAAATCATCCTGCAGTCAGAGGGGCTACGAGAAGCATTTGCTGAACTGGATATGACCAGTGAAGTTCTGCAGATTACCATGTCTCCAGATAAACCCTACTTCAG GTTATCCACTTTTGGAAATGCTGGAAGTGCACATCTGGACTATCCTAGGGACTCTGATTTGATGGAAGCATTCCACTGTAACCAGACTCAGACAAACAG gTACAAGATTTCTTTGCTTAAACCATCTACAAAGGCACTGGCTTTATCTTGTAAAGTGTCCATTCGAACAGATGCTCAAGGATTTCTTTCACTTCAGTATATGATCAGGAATGAAGATGGACAGATCTGTTTTGTGGAATACTATTGTTGCCCTGATGAGAATATTACTGAAGCAGAACTGTAG
- the AGXT2 gene encoding alanine--glyoxylate aminotransferase 2, mitochondrial isoform X1, producing the protein MARRPGTLGSVAFRQQKWKSSVSTLAKMPPCDFVPEKYKSYPYERMQKIREQNIAPSLRMYYKKPLLLHQGHMQWLFDYEGRRYLDLFAGIVTVSVGHCHPKVTMATQKQLARLWHTTNIYMHPSIHEYAEKLTSLLPDPLKVVYLTNSGSEANDLAMFMARLHTRNFDIISFRGAYHGASPYTLGLTSLGPYKHGVANGFGCTTTMLPDVFRGPWGGSFCRDSPVQTVRKCSCPEGVCHAKDQYIEQFKDTLNTSVPKTVAGFIAEPIQGVNGAVQYPRNFLKEAYQLIRERGGVCIADEVQTGFGRTGSHFWGFQTHDVVPDIVTLAKGIGNGFPMAAVVTTKEIADSLAQNLHFNTFGGSPLACVVGAAVLDAIEEDGLQKNSEDVGTYMLLELAKLRDKFKIVGDVRGKGLMIGVEMVTDKDSRCPLPAEEVDQIWEDCKDMGVLIGRGGLYSQTFRIKPPMCITKKDVDFAVEVFRTALQRHMERAAAK; encoded by the exons ATGGCGCGGCGGCCGGGGACGCTGGGCAGCG TTGCCTTCAGGCAGCAGAAATGGAAAAGCTCTGTCTCCACACTTGCAAAAATGCCTCCTTGTGATTTTGTACCTGAAAAATACAAA TCCTATCCGTATGAACGTATGCAGAAGATTCGTGAACAAAATATTGCTCCTTCACTGCGAATGTATTACAAGAAGCCATTGTTGCTGCATCAAGGGCATATGCAATGGTTGTTTGATTATGAAGGACGAAGATATCTTGATCTCTTTGCTGGAATTGTCACTGTCAGTGTTGGTCACTGTCACCC GAAGGTAACTATGGCTACCCAGAAACAGCTTGCTCGCCTGTGGCACACCACTAATATCTACATGCACCCATCAATCCACGAGTATGCTGAAAAGCTGACTTCCCTTCTTCCAGATCCACTGAAG GTGGTTTACCTGACCAACAGCGGGTCGGAGGCCAATGATTTAGCCATGTTCATGGCAAGGCTACACACCCGTAACTTCGACATCATCTCTTTCAG AGGAGCCTACCACGGAGCCAGCCCTTACACACTGGGTTTGACATCTCTTGGTCCCTATAAGCATGGTGTTGCCAATGGCTTTGGCTGTACAACA ACAATGTTGCCAGATGTTTTTCGTGGTCCATGGGGAGGCAGCTTTTGTAGAGATTCTCCAGTGCAAACAGTTCGAAAATGCAGCTGTCCTGAAG GTGTATGTCATGCAAAAGATCAGTACATTGAACAGTTCAAAGATACTCTGAACACCTCAGTGCCTAAGACAGTAGCTGGATTTATTGCTGAACCAATTCAA GGTGTTAATGGAGCTGTTCAGTACCCAAGAAATTTCTTAAAGGAAGCTTATCAACTGATACGGGAAAGAGGGGGCGTTTGTATCGCAGATGAA gtACAGACAGGATTTGGACGGACAGGTAGCCATTTCTGGGGATTCCAAACACATGATGTAGTCCCTGACATAGTTACTTTGGCAAAAGGAATTGGTAATGGCTTCCCAATGGCAGCTGTTGTTACAACCAAAG aGATTGCAGATTCCTTGGCTCAAAACCTTCACTTTAATACATTTGGAGGAAGCCCTTTGGCCTGCGTAGTTGGAGCTGCAGTTCTTGAT GCTATTGAAGAAGACGGTCTACAAAAGAACAGTGAGGATGTGGGAACATACATGCTACTGGAGTTGGCTAAACTACGGGATAAATTCAAGATTGTTGGAGATGTTCGTGGCAAGGGACTTATGATTGGAGTAGAAATGGTGACAGATAAG GACAGTCGCTGCCCTCTTCCAGCTGAAGAAGTTGATCAGATCTGGGAGGACTGTAAAGACATGGGGGTTCTGATCGGCAGAGGAGGGCTCTACAGTCAG aCATTTAGAATTAAGCCTCCTATGTGCATTACTAAAAAGGATGTCGACTTTGCTGTGGAAGTATTCCGTACTGCTTTACAGAGACACATGGAAAGAGCAGCTGCAAAATAG
- the DNAJC21 gene encoding dnaJ homolog subfamily C member 21 isoform X3 produces MKCHYEVLGVRRDAAEEELKRAYRRLALRWHPDKNLENAEEAAEQFKLIQAAYDVLSDPQERAWYDNHREALLKGGVDGEYQDDSLDLLRYFTVSCYSGYGDDEKGFFAVYRQVFEKIAKEEMEYMTQEDPEEFPTFGYSQSDYDTVVHPFYAYWQSFCTQKNFAWKEEYDTRKASNRWEKRAMEKENKKTREKARKERNELIRQLVAFIRKRDKRVQAHRKLVEEQNAEKARKAEEFRRQQKLKQAKLAEQYKEQSWITMSDLERELQEMEAQYEKEFGDGSDGEEELEEQETKGIEDKLNDETGEAEFVDDLYCPACDKFLKSEKTMKNHEKSKKHREMVALLRQQLEEEEGKFPVSLDDANEVNTKEEEETEDMPKQKLSKKQKKKQKTMKSYEDSLDQSADEETVEQKEVPSMDKDSGSAEELVKDGHGCAMSEDTSTADDGNQENETKSEVKSSTKPKGKKVKDAKKCSKASSGNPATNEVSIICVTCNCTFPSRNKLFEHLKATNHARATSTSVANEAVNTRNKKEKRKNR; encoded by the exons atgaAGTGCCACTACGAGGTGCTGGGCGTGAGGCGCGACGCCGCCGAGGAGGAGCTGAAGCGGGCGTACCGCCGGCTGGCGCTGCGCTGGCACCCGG ATAAAAACCTCGAGAACGCGGAGGAGGCGGCGGAGCAGTTCAAGTTGATCCAGGCGGCGTACGACGTGCTAAGCGACCCCCAGGAGAGGGCCTG GTATGATAATCACAGGGAGGCTCTGCTGAAAGGAGGAGTTGATGGAGAGTATCAAGATGATAGTTTGGATCTGCTGCGCTACTTCACTGTTAGCTGTTACTCTGGATATGGAGATGATGAAAAG ggaTTCTTCGCAGTCTATCGACAGGTTTTTGAAAAGATTGCAAAAGAAGAGATGGAATACATGACCCAGGAAGATCCTGAAGAATTCCCTACGTTTGGATATTCCCAAAGTGACTATGATACG gtAGTTCACCCTTTCTATGCATATTGGCAAAGTTTCTGTACTCAGAAAAACTTTGCTTGGAAGGAAGAATATGACACACGAAAAGCCTCAAACCGCTGGGAGAAACGAGCTATGGagaaagagaacaagaaaaCGAGAGAGAAAGCAAGGAAAGAGAGGAATGAACTGATCCGTCAGCTAGTGGCCTTTATTCGTAAGAGGGATAAAAGAGTACAGGCACACAGAAAACTTGTAGAagaacaaaatgcagaaaaagctAGGAAAGCAGAGGAATTTCGGAGGCAACAGAAGCTCAAACAAGCCAA GCTTGCTGAGCAGTATAAAGAGCAGAGCTGGATAACTATGTCAGATCTGGAGAGAGAGTTGCAAGAGATGGAGGCACAATATGAAAAGGAATTTGGAGATGGATCAGATGGTGAAGAGGAATTAGAAGAACAGGAGACAAAAGGCATTGAAG ACAAACTGAATGATGAAACTGGAGAAGCTGAATTTGTTGATGATCTGTACTGCCCTGCTTGtgacaaatttttaaaaagtgagaaaac CATGAAGAATCACGAAAAATCAAAGAAGCATCGAGAGATGGTAGCACTGTTACGACAGCAactggaagaggaagaaggaaaatttCCTGTGTCTTTGGATGATGCAAACGAAGTAAATActaaagaggaggaagaaacagaagataTGCCCAAGCAGAA ACTCTcaaagaagcagaagaagaaacagaaaacaatgaaG AGTTACGAGGACTCTCTTGATCAGAGTGCTGATGAAGAAACAGTTGAACAAAAGGAAGTGCCCAGCATGGACAAGGACAGTGGCTCAGCAGAGGAGTTGGTAAAAGATGGCCATGGATGTGCTATGTCAGAGGACACAAGCACTGCAGATGATGGCAACCAAGAGAATGAAACAAAAAGTGAAGTAAAAAG CAGCACTAAGCCTAAAGGGAAGAAAGTCAAGGATGCAAAAAAGTGTTCTAAGGCATCTTCAGGGAACCCAGCAACG AATGAAGTTTCCATCATCTGTGTAACCTGCAACTGTACATTTCCATCCCGAAATAAATTGTTTGAGCACCTAAAAGCCACAAACCATGCAAGAGCAACATCCACATCAGTTGCAAATGAAGCTGTAAAcaccagaaacaaaaaagagaaacgCAAAAACAGATAG
- the DNAJC21 gene encoding dnaJ homolog subfamily C member 21 isoform X1, with protein sequence MKCHYEVLGVRRDAAEEELKRAYRRLALRWHPDKNLENAEEAAEQFKLIQAAYDVLSDPQERAWYDNHREALLKGGVDGEYQDDSLDLLRYFTVSCYSGYGDDEKGFFAVYRQVFEKIAKEEMEYMTQEDPEEFPTFGYSQSDYDTVVHPFYAYWQSFCTQKNFAWKEEYDTRKASNRWEKRAMEKENKKTREKARKERNELIRQLVAFIRKRDKRVQAHRKLVEEQNAEKARKAEEFRRQQKLKQAKLAEQYKEQSWITMSDLERELQEMEAQYEKEFGDGSDGEEELEEQETKGIEDKLNDETGEAEFVDDLYCPACDKFLKSEKTMKNHEKSKKHREMVALLRQQLEEEEGKFPVSLDDANEVNTKEEEETEDMPKQKYFKLSKKQKKKQKTMKSYEDSLDQSADEETVEQKEVPSMDKDSGSAEELVKDGHGCAMSEDTSTADDGNQENETKSEVKSSTKPKGKKVKDAKKCSKASSGNPATNEVSIICVTCNCTFPSRNKLFEHLKATNHARATSTSVANEAVNTRNKKEKRKNR encoded by the exons atgaAGTGCCACTACGAGGTGCTGGGCGTGAGGCGCGACGCCGCCGAGGAGGAGCTGAAGCGGGCGTACCGCCGGCTGGCGCTGCGCTGGCACCCGG ATAAAAACCTCGAGAACGCGGAGGAGGCGGCGGAGCAGTTCAAGTTGATCCAGGCGGCGTACGACGTGCTAAGCGACCCCCAGGAGAGGGCCTG GTATGATAATCACAGGGAGGCTCTGCTGAAAGGAGGAGTTGATGGAGAGTATCAAGATGATAGTTTGGATCTGCTGCGCTACTTCACTGTTAGCTGTTACTCTGGATATGGAGATGATGAAAAG ggaTTCTTCGCAGTCTATCGACAGGTTTTTGAAAAGATTGCAAAAGAAGAGATGGAATACATGACCCAGGAAGATCCTGAAGAATTCCCTACGTTTGGATATTCCCAAAGTGACTATGATACG gtAGTTCACCCTTTCTATGCATATTGGCAAAGTTTCTGTACTCAGAAAAACTTTGCTTGGAAGGAAGAATATGACACACGAAAAGCCTCAAACCGCTGGGAGAAACGAGCTATGGagaaagagaacaagaaaaCGAGAGAGAAAGCAAGGAAAGAGAGGAATGAACTGATCCGTCAGCTAGTGGCCTTTATTCGTAAGAGGGATAAAAGAGTACAGGCACACAGAAAACTTGTAGAagaacaaaatgcagaaaaagctAGGAAAGCAGAGGAATTTCGGAGGCAACAGAAGCTCAAACAAGCCAA GCTTGCTGAGCAGTATAAAGAGCAGAGCTGGATAACTATGTCAGATCTGGAGAGAGAGTTGCAAGAGATGGAGGCACAATATGAAAAGGAATTTGGAGATGGATCAGATGGTGAAGAGGAATTAGAAGAACAGGAGACAAAAGGCATTGAAG ACAAACTGAATGATGAAACTGGAGAAGCTGAATTTGTTGATGATCTGTACTGCCCTGCTTGtgacaaatttttaaaaagtgagaaaac CATGAAGAATCACGAAAAATCAAAGAAGCATCGAGAGATGGTAGCACTGTTACGACAGCAactggaagaggaagaaggaaaatttCCTGTGTCTTTGGATGATGCAAACGAAGTAAATActaaagaggaggaagaaacagaagataTGCCCAAGCAGAAGTACTTTAA ACTCTcaaagaagcagaagaagaaacagaaaacaatgaaG AGTTACGAGGACTCTCTTGATCAGAGTGCTGATGAAGAAACAGTTGAACAAAAGGAAGTGCCCAGCATGGACAAGGACAGTGGCTCAGCAGAGGAGTTGGTAAAAGATGGCCATGGATGTGCTATGTCAGAGGACACAAGCACTGCAGATGATGGCAACCAAGAGAATGAAACAAAAAGTGAAGTAAAAAG CAGCACTAAGCCTAAAGGGAAGAAAGTCAAGGATGCAAAAAAGTGTTCTAAGGCATCTTCAGGGAACCCAGCAACG AATGAAGTTTCCATCATCTGTGTAACCTGCAACTGTACATTTCCATCCCGAAATAAATTGTTTGAGCACCTAAAAGCCACAAACCATGCAAGAGCAACATCCACATCAGTTGCAAATGAAGCTGTAAAcaccagaaacaaaaaagagaaacgCAAAAACAGATAG
- the DNAJC21 gene encoding dnaJ homolog subfamily C member 21 isoform X2 translates to MKCHYEVLGVRRDAAEEELKRAYRRLALRWHPDKNLENAEEAAEQFKLIQAAYDVLSDPQERAWYDNHREALLKGGVDGEYQDDSLDLLRYFTVSCYSGYGDDEKGFFAVYRQVFEKIAKEEMEYMTQEDPEEFPTFGYSQSDYDTVVHPFYAYWQSFCTQKNFAWKEEYDTRKASNRWEKRAMEKENKKTREKARKERNELIRQLVAFIRKRDKRVQAHRKLVEEQNAEKARKAEEFRRQQKLKQAKLAEQYKEQSWITMSDLERELQEMEAQYEKEFGDGSDGEEELEEQETKGIEDKLNDETGEAEFVDDLYCPACDKFLKSEKTMKNHEKSKKHREMVALLRQQLEEEEGKFPVSLDDANEVNTKEEEETEDMPKQKYFKLSKKQKKKQKTMKSYEDSLDQSADEETVEQKEVPSMDKDSGSAEELVKDGHGCAMSEDTSTADDGNQENETKSEVKSTKPKGKKVKDAKKCSKASSGNPATNEVSIICVTCNCTFPSRNKLFEHLKATNHARATSTSVANEAVNTRNKKEKRKNR, encoded by the exons atgaAGTGCCACTACGAGGTGCTGGGCGTGAGGCGCGACGCCGCCGAGGAGGAGCTGAAGCGGGCGTACCGCCGGCTGGCGCTGCGCTGGCACCCGG ATAAAAACCTCGAGAACGCGGAGGAGGCGGCGGAGCAGTTCAAGTTGATCCAGGCGGCGTACGACGTGCTAAGCGACCCCCAGGAGAGGGCCTG GTATGATAATCACAGGGAGGCTCTGCTGAAAGGAGGAGTTGATGGAGAGTATCAAGATGATAGTTTGGATCTGCTGCGCTACTTCACTGTTAGCTGTTACTCTGGATATGGAGATGATGAAAAG ggaTTCTTCGCAGTCTATCGACAGGTTTTTGAAAAGATTGCAAAAGAAGAGATGGAATACATGACCCAGGAAGATCCTGAAGAATTCCCTACGTTTGGATATTCCCAAAGTGACTATGATACG gtAGTTCACCCTTTCTATGCATATTGGCAAAGTTTCTGTACTCAGAAAAACTTTGCTTGGAAGGAAGAATATGACACACGAAAAGCCTCAAACCGCTGGGAGAAACGAGCTATGGagaaagagaacaagaaaaCGAGAGAGAAAGCAAGGAAAGAGAGGAATGAACTGATCCGTCAGCTAGTGGCCTTTATTCGTAAGAGGGATAAAAGAGTACAGGCACACAGAAAACTTGTAGAagaacaaaatgcagaaaaagctAGGAAAGCAGAGGAATTTCGGAGGCAACAGAAGCTCAAACAAGCCAA GCTTGCTGAGCAGTATAAAGAGCAGAGCTGGATAACTATGTCAGATCTGGAGAGAGAGTTGCAAGAGATGGAGGCACAATATGAAAAGGAATTTGGAGATGGATCAGATGGTGAAGAGGAATTAGAAGAACAGGAGACAAAAGGCATTGAAG ACAAACTGAATGATGAAACTGGAGAAGCTGAATTTGTTGATGATCTGTACTGCCCTGCTTGtgacaaatttttaaaaagtgagaaaac CATGAAGAATCACGAAAAATCAAAGAAGCATCGAGAGATGGTAGCACTGTTACGACAGCAactggaagaggaagaaggaaaatttCCTGTGTCTTTGGATGATGCAAACGAAGTAAATActaaagaggaggaagaaacagaagataTGCCCAAGCAGAAGTACTTTAA ACTCTcaaagaagcagaagaagaaacagaaaacaatgaaG AGTTACGAGGACTCTCTTGATCAGAGTGCTGATGAAGAAACAGTTGAACAAAAGGAAGTGCCCAGCATGGACAAGGACAGTGGCTCAGCAGAGGAGTTGGTAAAAGATGGCCATGGATGTGCTATGTCAGAGGACACAAGCACTGCAGATGATGGCAACCAAGAGAATGAAACAAAAAGTGAAGTAAAAAG CACTAAGCCTAAAGGGAAGAAAGTCAAGGATGCAAAAAAGTGTTCTAAGGCATCTTCAGGGAACCCAGCAACG AATGAAGTTTCCATCATCTGTGTAACCTGCAACTGTACATTTCCATCCCGAAATAAATTGTTTGAGCACCTAAAAGCCACAAACCATGCAAGAGCAACATCCACATCAGTTGCAAATGAAGCTGTAAAcaccagaaacaaaaaagagaaacgCAAAAACAGATAG
- the BRIX1 gene encoding ribosome biogenesis protein BRX1 homolog, whose translation MSHLDEGVGLDALGILHGHAQPAGRGEARGVVLEVHGPQEAGEVPRVVQAGGQHVGLAAGRRRRRERHVWMPGEEGRERGGTEGAAQEAGAEEVASSGRAGAACAAWGEMAAGKRKREALPPGKGKRARTGPGAAEAEAAPAGAPQEYSIPPPVSQGKWKNKERVLIFSSRGINFRTRHLMQDLRTLMPHSKADTKMDRKDQLFVINEVCEMKNCNKCIFFEAKKKQDLYMWLSNTPQGPSAKFLVQNVHTLAELKMTGNCLRGSRPLLSFDPIFDKEPHYALLKELFIQIFSTPQYHPKSQPFVDHVFTFTVTDERIWFRNYQIIEEDASLVEIGPRFVLNLIKIFQGSFGGPTLYENPHYQSPNMHRRLIRLSVAAKFREKQHVKEVQKEKKKASKVLVKEDPTEVVFETPAEEKPVEIQLVKPESKPIVKDKKKLRKIQRKKQKKLFRTEASA comes from the exons ATGTCCCACCTGGATGAAGGCGTTGGCCTGGATGCACTTGGCATCCTCCACGGTCACGCGCAGCCCGCTGGCCGTGGCGAAGCACGTGGCGTGGTCCTGGAAGTGCACGGCCCGCAGGAGGCTGGAGAGGTGCCGCGCGTTGTCCAGGCTGGCGGACAGCACGTAGGGCTCGCCGCTGGCAGGCGGCGGCGCCGAGAACGGCATGTCTGGATGCCGGGAGAGGAGGGAcgggagcggggcgggacggAAGGGGCGGCGCAGGAAGCGGGAGCGGAGGAAGTTGCGAGCTCAGGAAGGGCGGGAGCGGCGTGCGCGGCGTGGGGCGAGATGGCGGCGGGGAAGAGGAAGCGTGAGGCGCTCCCGCCGGGAAAGGGGAAGCGCGCCAGGACCGGCCCCGGCGCGGCAGAGGCAGAGGCGGCCCCGGCCGGAGCCCCGCAGGAATACAGCATCCCGCCGCCCGTGTCCCAG GGTAAATGGAAGAATAAGGAGCGAGTGCTGATATTCTCCTCTCGTGGAATTAATTTCAGAACAAGGCACCTAATGCAAGATTTAAGAACATTGATGCCTCACTCTAAAGCAG ATACTAAAATGGACCGTAAAGACCAGTTATTTGTAATTAATGAG GTGTGTGAAATGAAAAACTGCAATAAGTGCATCTTTTTTGAAGCCAAAAAGAAACAGGATCTCTATATGTG GCTTTCAAACACACCACAGGGACCGTCAGCTAAATTCTTAGTGCAGAACG TTCACACACTGGCTGAATTGAAGATGACAGGAAATTGCCTAAGGGGCTCACGGCCCCTCTTGTCTTTTGATCCA atATTTGACAAGGAGCCACACTATGCCCTGCTGAAAGAATTGTTTATTCAG ATATTTAGTACACCACAGTATCACCCCAAAAGCCAACCTTTTGTCGATCATGTTTTCACCTTCACCGTTACAGATGAGAGGATCTGGTTTCGGAATTACCAG ATAATAGAAGAAGATGCATCTCTAGTAGAAATTGGGCCTCGTTTTGTCCTGAACCTCATAAAAATCTTCCAAGGTAGCTTTGGAGGACCAACTCTGTATGAAAATCCTCATTACCAGTCCCCAAATATG CATCGTCGGCTGATAAGATTGTCAGTGGCAGCTAAGTTTAGAGAGAAACAGCATGTGAAAGAAGtgcaaaaggagaagaaaaaagcgAGTAAGGTCCTTGTTAAAGAAGATCCTACCGAAGTGGTCTTTGAAACTCCAGCTGAAGAAAAGCCAGTGGAAATACAGCTTGTGAAACCAGAGTCAAAGCCAATTgttaaagataaaaagaaacTACGCAAAATTcagaggaagaaacaaaaaaagctatTCAGAACTGAAGCATCAGCATAA